TAATCGAGCATCCGGTGCCAAAGGATGTTGATGAGGCGATCGCAGCAAAGTCCCTTTTTGGAGCCAATAGGTATAAGGGTCTGGTTTCATCAAAATCCGCAATTACCGAGCTTAAAAACTGGATTAAACCGTTGGCGATCCTTGAAGATATTGGAGTTCAGATCCGAGAAGATGATGGAAAAATGTGGGGAGCGCAAAATTACCGCGGAGGCACCGTTCACAGCCGTCTCAAAAAGGACGAAAACGGAAAACCATTTGAACCAAATGTAGTGATGTACAGAGGATCCGATCTCAAGTGGAAGCTTGCGAAAGCAGTATACGAGGCTGGGGTCAGGGTCTTCAATCGAACGATGATTACCAGCATTATAACCAAAAACGGGACAGCGGTGGGAGCAACCGCTTTGAATAGCCGAACGGGAAAATTCGTAGTATTTAAAAGCAAGGCCGTCCTCATCGCTACGGGGAGGGCTACGAGACTCAATCCGTACCCCTGGGCTCCATATCCAAATAACCTTTTTTACAGCATCGGATTCCCTGGCAACTGCGGTGGAGGAATTATAGGCGCCTTTCGTGCCGGAGCAAAGGTCGCCAATATGGAGTGCCTCTGGGTATACGCGGTTTCAAAAGGGATCAATGCCAGTGGTGGCGCAGGCGGTGCAGGCTGGCATTTCAGATTGCTGAATTCGAAAGGGGAATCGCTCGAAGACAAGTATCCAGAACTGAACATCAGGATTGCCGGAGGGAATATTCCACCCGTCAACTTTATGTATGCGCCGGGCATGAAAGAACCGACCACGGAAAAGGACATCATCGTATCGAAAACGGATTCCGCTACCGACGATGATATAAGTGCGACGTATTATACCGCTGCCACAGAACCACCGCGAACGCTCAAATTCCTGAAGATGGCCGGCGGACTGAAGGATAAACGCCCAGCCGAAGGTGTTCCGTATCCGGCCGCCATCACCATAAGCGGCATCCGCCGTATCAACGAGCACGCTGAGTCTACTATTGGCAATCTATTTGCCGCGGGAGATTGTGCCTGCCATACAGCGGGATCAAGAGCATTGGTCTGGGGCTATATCGTAGGTAGTCACGTAGCCGAGCAAATAGGAAGTATCCAAGGGCAAAGCTTGAATGGTGAGCAGTTACGGCAGGTTGAACAAGCAAAAGCCAGAGTCCTCGCTCCATTGGGGCGCGTCACCAGAAACGCAGTCAATCCGCTCGAACTTGAAGACTATGTAAGGACTGAAATCATCAAGAATTATGTAGGCATTAAAAAAATAAAGGCAAGGATGGAAAGGGCAAAAGAGCTCCTGAAGAGAGTCAAAGAAGAGGCGGTGCCCTTGCTTGTGGCAGATGGCCCTCACGAATTGATGCGCGCTGTCGAGGCGCAGGATATTATCGATATCGCGGAGCTGTATATTGATTCATCGCTGCTGAGGACCGAAAGCCGGGTTGCCCCCATGCATTACAGGGAGGACTATCCCGATCAGGACAGTAATTGGGACAAAATTACTATAACTGCCAGGAAAAATGAGGACTCAATAGAGTACCTCAGAGAAAGCGTAGAGTAAACGCGGGGAGGTAACGTGTACAATTTCAAAATAAACTACGGTCCGACAATCGATGATCATTTTTGCAACGGTTGCGGCAAATGCTATAAATATTGCCCCATGGACATTTTTGGCTGGGACGAAGAAAAACAGCGCCCTACGGTTGTCTATCCCGGGGAATGCTGGTTCTGTTGTTTCTGTGAAGTTATGTGTCCTGAAGTCGCAATAGACGTGAAGTTCCCTCTCCATCACATGATAGATTTTGGCGTAGATCCTCGCAAGGTTACGAGCTTGGTGGATGAATTCACGGAAATAGAACAGTCGAAGTAGGAGGGTTGAATGGATCTACTGGACAGATTCAACGTAAAAACATGTTCCTGTCTCGAAAAGGTCGCGGGTTTTGCATTAGTTTGCGTAACGGTTCTCACGGGATGCGATATTGTCGGAAGACTTCTTGGTATGCCGATCC
The nucleotide sequence above comes from Syntrophorhabdaceae bacterium. Encoded proteins:
- a CDS encoding FAD-dependent oxidoreductase, producing MTNSLALIADEVVETDFLIVGGGLAGCMAAIEAKKKSNIDVVIMEKSSIEYGGTGVGLDGFHVEFPGIIEHPVPKDVDEAIAAKSLFGANRYKGLVSSKSAITELKNWIKPLAILEDIGVQIREDDGKMWGAQNYRGGTVHSRLKKDENGKPFEPNVVMYRGSDLKWKLAKAVYEAGVRVFNRTMITSIITKNGTAVGATALNSRTGKFVVFKSKAVLIATGRATRLNPYPWAPYPNNLFYSIGFPGNCGGGIIGAFRAGAKVANMECLWVYAVSKGINASGGAGGAGWHFRLLNSKGESLEDKYPELNIRIAGGNIPPVNFMYAPGMKEPTTEKDIIVSKTDSATDDDISATYYTAATEPPRTLKFLKMAGGLKDKRPAEGVPYPAAITISGIRRINEHAESTIGNLFAAGDCACHTAGSRALVWGYIVGSHVAEQIGSIQGQSLNGEQLRQVEQAKARVLAPLGRVTRNAVNPLELEDYVRTEIIKNYVGIKKIKARMERAKELLKRVKEEAVPLLVADGPHELMRAVEAQDIIDIAELYIDSSLLRTESRVAPMHYREDYPDQDSNWDKITITARKNEDSIEYLRESVE
- a CDS encoding ferredoxin family protein; protein product: MYNFKINYGPTIDDHFCNGCGKCYKYCPMDIFGWDEEKQRPTVVYPGECWFCCFCEVMCPEVAIDVKFPLHHMIDFGVDPRKVTSLVDEFTEIEQSK